TATGATCATTCCCAGCCTTGTCTTGAATGCCGGAATCATGGATTCGAATGTGTTGCTGGACCAGCTAGATACCCACCCTTTCTACTCTCTTCCGCAACCGAACCAAGCGAGCCAAGCATTTCTCCAAAGACTCATTCTCTAGCAAATTCCAACTCACCCGATAGTAGATCCCCAAAACCCGACGTTTCTGAGGCATTTAAACCGAGTGAGAACATCAGCTCCTCAGCTAGTCAGCCAAAGATTCAGACGCCAGAGATCAATCCCACAGAGAATGATTGGGAGCTCTCCTCCCCTTTATTCAGCCACGTACGGCCATCTGTTGTTCAGGGACTGAGGCCACATGAGGCGATTGTTATCACTGATTCAGACGACGACACCCCGAAGACCTCGAAGAGGGAGCCCTCGTCGACTGGTATTTCTGACACCGCTGAGTCACCCACTCACACCACTGTCTCCAATACCATTGCTTCGCAGTCCGTAAACACCCATCGAATCTGGACCGAACTTGCTCATCCGGTGGTGTTTCTCGCAGATGACAGTGGCGGATCTCCACCCTGCCACTGGTGTAACAACTTTGCGTATGGCATCAATGGCCTCGGTCCTCGCAACCCAGAGGTCTGGACATTTGACGACGGCACAATCGTCGAGCTTCAGGATGGCCACACCGGCGAAGGAAAAGATCAAAGTCGAATGTGTGTCTCCTGTACATGGGATCGATGCAAAATCATAAAATGCTCACACAACATTCTCGATCTACTCCCCGGGCCTTTGTCCCCAAATGAAGCAGTACGAACCGGTGCTGCAACACTTCTACATCAAGCAACTGAAGCTCTGACTGACCCCGAGACTGGAAAGGCTGGCCCGTATTTCCCGAGTCCCCTTTACGAATGGTGCTGCCTGTGCCGAGAGCCCGCATTCGGGTCTTGCCAGGCGCTTCAACCAATTGATGCTTACGCAGAGGTGGTGGATTGTGAGGAAGAATCCCGTGGGTGTGGACTGATGCTCTGTGAGCACTGTCTTGACCTCACCAAGCGATTCAAAGGTGACCTCAATGCTGTCGTTGCATGGGGTCGCAATGACCAGGCTACCCCCGTATTCTACCGAGCTGATGTGGAATACCTCCTCTCAGGAGCGCAGAACAACACCATGTACAGGCTTTACATGGAGGACCGTTGATTTGGAAGCtaatgtttttttctttttcttttttgagtGCATCCATCTCACTATAGCTAGGCTTGTTCATAAACAGCAGCTAAGTGCAGTTGAGAAAATGCAAAAATGTCCTTAGTTCCTGTGCTAACAAAGCTAATAAAACTATGATGATTTGGATAGTCTAACCTGTTTGATGAGTGGTGCACGACAGTGAGGGCACTGTGCCCTAATCCATCAACAATAGGTTAAGAACACTGCAATGAAATGGCAATACAAAATAGGAACAGAACCAGAATTCCCACAAACAATTCCAAGAATACAATAGCTATATTGACAATCAATCCCATTCACAAGTCTCTTCTGTTGTGCGAACTACTCTGAATGCTGTACCTTCAAGTATAAAGTAAGAGCTTCACAGCTTCAACTTTTTAatatttcttctcttctccccATACATCTTTCATATCTTCATCGGTTCAAACCGTCTACTTGTactctttcctttttttcaaaatttttttttcacaaaGTATCTTTCACTTTCATCCATAGACGCTGGTAGTCTGTGTATGTGGATAGCCCTGGGATTCGTTTCCGctccggaaaaaaaaaattactaAACTTGAGATTTTCTGCCAGTCGAATTCGTTCACAACCCAAATTCCCTTGTACTTCCACCCAACGGAAGTAAgggtgctgctttgatcCCGTCTTCTATTTTCCCCTGGTTGCCCCGAGCTGCGACACGAGGTGCGCAGCTCATCGCCACGACGTCTTCACCAAAGAGACGAAAAGTTTCCCCAGAGCCTCGCACCAGTCCAGGCCTTCGGGCTCGACGTCACGGCCGCTCCGAGCCTCCACACTCTCGCCAcacatcctcatcttcttcccgCGGCCAGAGTTCGTCGTTGTCCCCGCCTCGCTACGTGCCGGCGCATCTGCAGTTTCAGTCCGGAAGCCCGCCTGGCCGCTCGCTCACCCCCGCGACCGCGACTGCCGGACTCACCCTCTCCAGCGACCATTCCGACATGCCCTCCGATACTCGAGAGGGCACACCTCCATCCCATGGACGATCTCCTTCTCCCGGCGAGAAGCGCCCGGCATCTGAGGTTACCGACTCCGAACCCGAAGGAGGCGTGAGCACTGCCTGCAATACCGTGCGGACATATATTATTCCTCGCACATACGACGACACAAAAAATGAATCTACAGATCCTACCACTTCGAGCAATGACAAGACCAGGCCGGAATCTTTGGCTGGCGAGCAGCCCGGACCAGCATCGCCCACATCAAGCGATATTCCTACGATCGATGAGCAAGTGGCTGAGGTGAATGCGCTGATGGAGGCGCCGTTGAAAGATGGACAAAAGGGATTTGTGGTCTCAATGGCTTGGCTGAAGAAGGTGCTCGCTCGCACTACGGTTCATGCAGATCACATGGACGAAGGATCATTGGAGGGAGACGTTGGTCCCGTCAACAATTTGAACATAATGCTCGACACCGACCCTGCCACGCCTGTCTTCAAAGACGAAACCGGTGAGAATTTTGTCCCTTTGCGCCCTGGTTTGCACGACGCTCTGGATTTCGCGATAATTCCAGAACATGGCTGGGACCTGATCCAGAAGTGGTATGGCCTCGCCGACCAGTCACCGGTGATTATTCGCTACGCTCACAACACTAGCCAACCCGGTGATGCCGAAAAAATCGAATATGAGACCTATCCTCCGATTTTCACCATTTTCAAATTGGCCAACCCCGCCGTGGGTACCACTCCAACAATCTTGAGACAAACCATCAAGCCATCTGTTAAGATCCTGGCCAGTCGTCAGACGAATTACCAAAAATGGTTGAAGGATGCCAAAGAACAGACTGGTATCGATATGTCGATCAAAGTTCGAGTTTGGAAGATTCTTCAGCTACCTCGCAGCACCACTGCATCAGCTTCAGCAACCCCAGCTGCCTCCCGCAGCCAATCGCCAGCTCCCCCATTGGCTCTAATTTCGAATCCCAATGACAAGCTTCTTTTCGATCTGAATGCTTTTCTCGAACTTCCAGAGGGGAGCCACCGGGTGTTGCTTGAGAATGTCAAGGATCAGACTCAGAATGCAAACTACAATGGTCGTATGACCTTGGAAATGGCTGGTCTCAGTGTGACAAATTGCGTTGTTCTTGAGGAGCAGGTTGGCGGACACAAAGGTGGAGATTGGGTGTCTGAAGCCTCCGTCAAAACGCTGAAGAGTCTGGGTATCCCTGTGGATCAACCGAAGAACGATGCTGTTGCCAAAGCGTCCGCTGCTAAAGCCGCGCTTAAGAGCACACAATCCAGTGGCAGATCAACTCCTATCCCCGGATCAGATCCAATCAGGGGGCTCATCTCCCGAGGTCGGAAGGGTAAACAGCTTATTGTGGGATTGCAAAACCTTGGTAACACTTGTTACATGAACTCCGCGTTGCAATGCGTGCGAAGCATTGAGGAGTTATCTTATTACTTCCTCAGTGAGTATGCCCACATTACTGTTGGATACTGCGAACGAGGTCTTTCAATGCTAATCTCAATCTACAGGCGGAATGTACAAACCAGAGCTGAATCCTACCAACGTCCTTGGTTGTGGCGGCACTATTGCCAAGCAATGGGCCAACTTGCTTCAGGAGCTCTACAAATCGGACCCTCAGCCAAGATCGGTCAATCCATACAGGTTTCGTTCTGCCGCTGGTCGGCAACGTGAAGACTTTGCTGGCTATGAGCAACATGATAGTCAGGAATTTGTGATGTTTCTCCTTGATGCACTATCGGAAGATCTAAGCCGCATCGTTGGCAGCAAGCCATCTACTGTAATCCCTGATTCCACTGACGAGATGATTCACAACCGCAAGGCTCTTGAGGATTTTGGAAAGAAGTGTTGGGACCTCTATGAGGCCCGCAACGCCTCCGTTATCACCGATCTCTTTGCAGGAATGTACAAGTCAACACTGATTTGCCACAATTGTGAAAAGACCAGCATCATCATGGACCCTTTCACAATGGTCACTGTGCCCATCCCAACGGGTCCGACGCTCATCAATCGAACTATTATCTTTTACCCTCTTGATGGCCCACCTGTATCTCTGAAAGTTCGGCTCGATGAACACGAACCCTTGAAGACGTGGAAGGACTTTGTTGCCGAAAAGATGGGAATTGATGGGGAACGAATCTTTGCAGCAGAGACATTGCACAACTCCTTCTGGCAAACTTTTTGTGACGATGACGACACTTTCGGCAGCTTACGCACTACTCAAGAAGACACTATTGTGTTCTTTGATCTTGGACCTCTTCCATCATCCACTAATTCTTCCGACTCTACCTCCAATGATGATGCAGTCCTTGTGCCCGTCTTCCACCGCAAGCTTGTTCCGCGTAAGAACAAAGAGGCCACTCGTGAACTTTTCGGGATGCCATCCTTCATACGTCTTTCTGGCGAAGAAGCTCAAGATCTTGAGGCCATTTACCGCAAGCTCCTTACTCAGGCCAATAACATGACTACAAACGACATACTGGCTGCAGAAGAAAACAGCCATGACGATAATGCAACTGATGACTCTGACACTGTGGTCACAAACGAGGACGATGCACGATCAGCAGATTCCCGAATCAAAACATCTTCTGTTGACGGCGAAGACAGCATGGTTGACATTTCTATGCAAACTGAGCAATCTTCAAAGCCTACAGACGACACTGATGAGTCGGATTCCGACTCTGACTCTGAATCTGTAACGACCCCTCAGCATCTTCTTGCTGGCAAGATTTC
The nucleotide sequence above comes from Penicillium digitatum chromosome 1, complete sequence. Encoded proteins:
- a CDS encoding Fungal transcriptional regulatory protein, N-terminal produces the protein MAYSLERLARAQQLFDRSTDKFCMLPHLTGPYHLRQRASKRAAAIASWHDNDEDEDYTPSSMQTPTKRKLSLFHDGDQDPRSNKRARSASPNPALRARLSPDTGKEDSALPSTPSQHSEPDSWDRYWAVNPETESPNSRYSLRRRNKESLAESPQKKETAKVEGSESTTTADVLPADSELPARGCEACKELGIECSLASDPDPFAYPCATCEIDDVFCVVSPPPKRKRSCEICKGRKLCSYRHADYDHSQPCLECRNHGFECVAGPARYPPFLLSSATEPSEPSISPKTHSLANSNSPDSRSPKPDVSEAFKPSENISSSASQPKIQTPEINPTENDWELSSPLFSHVRPSVVQGLRPHEAIVITDSDDDTPKTSKREPSSTGISDTAESPTHTTVSNTIASQSVNTHRIWTELAHPVVFLADDSGGSPPCHWCNNFAYGINGLGPRNPEVWTFDDGTIVELQDGHTGEGKDQSRMCVSCTWDRCKIIKCSHNILDLLPGPLSPNEAVRTGAATLLHQATEALTDPETGKAGPYFPSPLYEWCCLCREPAFGSCQALQPIDAYAEVVDCEEESRGCGLMLCEHCLDLTKRFKGDLNAVVAWGRNDQATPVFYRADVEYLLSGAQNNTMYRLYMEDHAGSLFEFVHNPNSLVLPPNGSKGAALIPSSIFPWLPRAATRGAQLIATTSSPKRRKVSPEPRTSPGLRARRHGRSEPPHSRHTSSSSSRGQSSSLSPPRYVPAHLQFQSGSPPGRSLTPATATAGLTLSSDHSDMPSDTREGTPPSHGRSPSPGEKRPASEVTDSEPEGGVSTACNTVRTYIIPRTYDDTKNESTDPTTSSNDKTRPESLAGEQPGPASPTSSDIPTIDEQVAEVNALMEAPLKDGQKGFVVSMAWLKKVLARTTVHADHMDEGSLEGDVGPVNNLNIMLDTDPATPVFKDETGENFVPLRPGLHDALDFAIIPEHGWDLIQKWYGLADQSPVIIRYAHNTSQPGDAEKIEYETYPPIFTIFKLANPAVGTTPTILRQTIKPSVKILASRQTNYQKWLKDAKEQTGIDMSIKVRVWKILQLPRSTTASASATPAASRSQSPAPPLALISNPNDKLLFDLNAFLELPEGSHRVLLENVKDQTQNANYNGRMTLEMAGLSVTNCVVLEEQVGGHKGGDWVSEASVKTLKSLGIPVDQPKNDAVAKASAAKAALKSTQSSGRSTPIPGSDPIRGLISRGRKGKQLIVGLQNLGNTCYMNSALQCVRSIEELSYYFLSGMYKPELNPTNVLGCGGTIAKQWANLLQELYKSDPQPRSVNPYRFRSAAGRQREDFAGYEQHDSQEFVMFLLDALSEDLSRIVGSKPSTVIPDSTDEMIHNRKALEDFGKKCWDLYEARNASVITDLFAGMYKSTLICHNCEKTSIIMDPFTMVTVPIPTGPTLINRTIIFYPLDGPPVSLKVRLDEHEPLKTWKDFVAEKMGIDGERIFAAETLHNSFWQTFCDDDDTFGSLRTTQEDTIVFFDLGPLPSSTNSSDSTSNDDAVLVPVFHRKLVPRKNKEATRELFGMPSFIRLSGEEAQDLEAIYRKLLTQANNMTTNDILAAEENSHDDNATDDSDTVVTNEDDARSADSRIKTSSVDGEDSMVDISMQTEQSSKPTDDTDESDSDSDSESVTTPQHLLAGKISASLLSLFDATVMSTNTTLPDGRNISTTKSYPSISSRIPPHPTSTKGSGASSKSSAGDNLDDDVDTDESDSTPNSSLSLVRQGDAILLDWSPDAVDSLFGGKTRDPEELRGRPTYMNIKTVFDHTMMISQKKPKLANVSLDQCLDEFSKEEILSRADSWFCPQCKTHVSATKKFELWRTPDIMVVQLKRFSQFRGRNGHKISTLIDFPFEGLDLSSRVEGPLDGKSAVYDLIAVDNHMGGMGGGHYTAYIKDFVSGAWVYCNDTSAKTVTNLQSIITAGAYLLFYRRRSDHALGNQELRELVDSYRNREASISGSSSGSRSPGGSQSLSEDGGRNLGIPLRKGSSTLAPAGVTPRVSRGQDSLGNDLYSSAEESTSGSEDGGSEGKKIDFEHENGGSQVDSLSKLTEPSWSFDAAHDSSQISGGNAAPKDGIFVGRDPWGDGMDIDPQFQFGLTSGGEGEDSSDDLPVVELRVGSEDIMSSEP